A genomic segment from Spinacia oleracea cultivar Varoflay chromosome 3, BTI_SOV_V1, whole genome shotgun sequence encodes:
- the LOC130469844 gene encoding uncharacterized protein translates to MLDAISAKASSVNPESMRIVSRKLNMVGDSGFPVADKPQSSWASKVRGSLLATKGKALSYVAPVCIGDKVIAQLQQPEIDKCNAQWANAVVMFVLGETPTIASVLRFIAKEWSQVATPKVFLHDEGYFVIRFCSLEDRNSILYAGPEYFYGKPAIIKQWSSHFSFQEEVLKVIPLWVRFPNLPLNCWGEDSLSRIGSVIGVPLFADECTTQQLRISFARILVEVDVTNPLPSSITIADPSGQEFEQVVTYDWKPDYYKKCCLVGHNCETCAKKVNNVRPPEKKIVKKWVPKNVQQASHQAMNQQQQQQQLQQTTPVGTSIVDHSDDDARWKIDARRTKHRELQQVRTTTPI, encoded by the coding sequence ATGTTAGATGCAATTTCTGCAAAAGCTAGCTCTGTTAATCCTGAATCTATGCGTATTGTGAGTAGAAAATTGAATATGGTTGGAGATTCTGGGTTTCCTGTGGCTGATAAACCTCAAAGCTCTTGGGCTAGCAAGGTTAGGGGTAGTTTACTTGCTACCAAAGGGAAGGCATTAAGCTATGTTGCTCCTGTTTGTATTGGTGATAAAGTCATTGCTCAACTACAGCAGCCAGAAATAGACAAATGTAATGCACAATGGGCCAATGCAGTAGTCATGTTTGTGTTGGGTGAAACACCAACAATTGCATCTGTACTCAGGTTTATTGCTAAGGAATGGAGTCAAGTCGCAACCCCCAAAGTTTTCCTTCATGATGAAGGTTACTTTGTGATTAGGTTTTGCTCTTTGGAAGATAGAAACTCTATTCTATATGCTGGCCCCGAGTACTTTTATGGGAAACCAGCCATCATCAAGCAATGGTCCTCACACTTTAGCTTTCAGGAGGAAGTTCTGAAGGTTATTCCCTTATGGGTGAGGTTCCCAAATCTACCTCTGAACTGTTGGGGGGAGGATTCTTTGAGCAGGATTGGTAGTGTTATTGGGGTTCCCTTGTTTGCAGATGAATGTACAACACAGCAGTTGAGAATATCCTTTGCTaggattttggttgaagtggaTGTGACTAACCCTCTGCCTAGCTCCATCACTATTGCTGACCCATCTGGCCAGGAATTTGAACAAGTTGTTACTTATGATTGGAAACCAGATTACTACAAGAAATGTTGCCTGGTGGGACACAATTGTGAGACTTGTGCTAAGAAAGTCAACAATGTTAGACCCCCTGAGAAGAAGATAGTGAAGAAGTGGGTTCCTAAAAACGTCCAGCAAGCATCACACCAAGCTAtgaatcaacaacaacaacaacaacaacttcaACAGACCACTCCTGTTGGCACCTCTATTGTTGATCACTCTGATGATGATGCAAGGTGGAAAATTGATGCtagaagaactaagcacagggAACTACAACAAGTGAGGACAACAACCCCAATTTAA